The DNA sequence TCCCTTGCCAGACATACTTTGGTAATGGATTCTCCGTGACCTGTTGTGGACACAGCACCAGATTCATTGTCAGCATATGCTCCAGCACCTATAACGAGGTGTCATTATTTCATcaacaaaacaagatgtgtttgtgaaacacaaatggccccgataatggccaattccgaagatggccaaggtcacaagggcaaatatcttggtaccagtagaaagatcttgtcaaaagaaatgctcatgtacaatatgaaagttctaatatttaccatttagaagttatgaccaatgtaaaaaaaaaaattaaagtaggtcaaatgtcaaggtcaaaaggttcaataccaacggaaagatcttgtaacaaggaatactcatgtgaaatatcaaagctctatctcttactgttcaaaagttattagcaaggttaagttttcaaaaagtaggtcaaattccaaggtcacagggtcaaaaatgttggtacccacggaaaggtcttgtcacaaggaatactcatgtgaaatatcaaagctctatcacttactgttcaaaaggtattagcaaggttaaagttttcaaaaagtaggtcaaattccaaggtcaagggtcaaaaatgttggtacccacggaaagttcttgtcacagggaatactcatgtgaaatatcaaagctctatcacttactgttcaaaaggtattagcaaggttaaagttttcaaaaagtaggtcaaattccaaggtcaagggtcaaaaatgttggtacccacggaaagttcttgtcacagggaatactcatgtgaaatatcaaagctctatcacttactgttcaaaaggtatttgcaaggttaaagttttcaaaaagtaggtcaaacgtcaaggtcacggggtcaaaaatgttggtacccacggaaaggtcttgtcacaaggaatactcatgtgaaatatcaaagctctatcatttactgttcaaaagttattagcaaggttgtCTGAATgatagacaggacaaaaacaatatccccccccccccccccccccccccccccatcttcgatctcgggggcataaataCAATTAACTTGCTTACGTGagagtgtttttttttaattacaaaaacCTGCCTACGATCGGACTATCGCCTACTCGGCCCGGTCGTTTGGCCGTTATGCCACCCGTCGAAGTTGCAGCTGCCGTGTTGCCAAATTTATCCAGGGCCACCGCTCCCACCGTGTCGTGCCCCACTGTATCGCACACAGTAGAGGGAAGCGCAGTCTGCTCGGCTCTGAAAAATAAGTAACGCTGACAAGACCACATCAATCGGGGACTGACAAATTACGGAAGTGTATGCTACTCTTGCTGTAACCATACGAACGACTACATGTAGTGTTTGCCTGActgttttgaaaattaacaaACGATCAACCTGCTTCTGAAGAGTACATTGACCGTGGTTTTGAATTTCATAAACTGGAGCCATTCCTCACGAGCATCGTCTGTCACCAGGCTGTCTGTGGGTACTGTCTGTATGCCGATCTCTTCGGCAAATTCATTGGCGCCTTTTCCAACCAGGAGAGTGTGGTCCGTCTTAAAATGGAGATATTTTAGgggttaatatatatatagagagagagttgggggggggggggtatatcaATATCATGAGAATAGTAATGTCACATGAAAAGCGAAGTTCTATGAAGATTTAGATGGAATTATTTATACGATACTAGTAATGTCACATGAAAAGCGAAGTTCTACGAAAACTTAAGATGGAATTATCTATAATTATGATGCTCCTACTTTCTCCATGACCGCCCTGGCAAGAGATACAGGGTTCTTTATGTTCTGCACGCATGCGACGGATCCGCACTGAAGCCGACGTCCGTCCATTATCACGGAATCCATCTCCACCTCTCCCTTAGTATTCAGAACGGACCCCGTGCCTGAAAAATATGCAGTGATATTAATGTTAACTCATCAGCTCGGAGTTTGTTTGATGGGTTTTTGGGGGTtttggtgtttgttttttttggttttttttttttcaatagaaGTTagttttgttgggtttttttcatttgtttgtgtgggtttttttttggagggggggggttaGAATAAGAACTACGTAgttttgtgtgtgtgcatgtgttttgttgttgttggtttttttcaCCTGTACGCACTAGAACTATCCGTCTTTTTGTCATGTTACCAACCCCTTTACCAAAGCTTTGATAAACTTGCAGAAACTATTCTTTGAGGCTAAAAAGGGAGGTTCAAACAGATCGAAACTATAAACTTTTATATTACACTGAGCTAGAACAGAAAAGTTTCAGCAGGTAGTAtctatactactcaaaatttgataaggatcactaggttatatgtgtgtaatttaccactaacataacaaaagacataaatttgactcagaaacgtgtttactcaggttatgaatgaaaattcatgaacggcatgaaattttatcaatacggaatgcttgaaatctgataacaacaccaaaaggcatttcattacaaaaagttaacagcaaaccagagaaagaattacacagttttttgggatagtccatcattacacttagtcgatgaagtgtcaatgcCGGGTATGGCCTctccttgcatcaatgacggcttaacaacgtcgagccatgctgtcaataagcacccggatgtttccaatgggaaggttgttccactcttccatgagggcgtttccgagctctgccaaagtcgtgggttgtgctctacggcgtgaaagggcaacctgcagcatgttccatacatgctcaatcgggttcaagtccggcgagcgcgctggccagtccatacggacaattgtctcctgctgaaggtactgctccaccaccctggcgcgatgaggacgggcgttatcatccattaggatgaactcagggccaacagcaccagcgtagggtctcacgtaaacatcgaggatctcatcccggtaccgcacccccgtcattgttcctctctccaggacatgaagatctgttcttccatccctgctgattccaccccagaccataatggaaccaccaccataacggtcatgttcactgatgttggcatgaTGGAAATGTTCatgttgtcgtcgccacactcggtgcctcctgtctgtaaagtccaaacaatacccgGACTCATtagtgaacagaacttgaacccaatcgttcggtgtccaagtgacatgatcttcagcccagtccaatcgctcccgccggtgtcgaacagtcagagggactcgagcACATACCCTTCTcaagttgagacctgcattgtgaagccgattccgtatcgtctgagtggacacattcacccccgaggcgttcaggaggtcgttacgtaggctggttgctgtccagaagggatggtgtcgtgcctgaagagccacaaattggtcttggcgttgggttgtcgacctctgacgaccacccccatgtcggtgtgctgctgtaccaaaagtttgctgtcggtttcaggccctgtttacaacgctctggctgacgtttagtgcatttgcaacgtcacgttgtgaatagccagcgtcaagcattccaatacatctgctcagttgttctgtcgtcaggcgacgccttacacgttgaggggacATTGTGTCGAtaaaacgtagtgtaaacactcaagtgagtttgaaattttagaaagaatcagacaccgatgcctgagtgaaaatcgtgcaatggtagcaaaagcataaactgtgatgagaaacgcatttcccatggcatgaaatgcacgtgcagttttgttgaagacgtttttgatttcacttggacacaatattgccagttatgcagttattacttttttaaacagaaaaatatctatgatccttatcaaattttgagtagtatatttcaAACAGCATGCAATGCATAggaattgttttaaaacaacattgtaTAAAAGGGTAGCAATCCTCATGTTGCGGCCAATCATCATCTGGTTTTGATGGTCAAATTATATAAgtgaatttttaaagaaatattttggctaCTCTATCACATCGTCCTGTTGCTGATCTATTCTTCCTCGGATGTACAGTTTACTTTGATGTAAGATAATCGGCATCATGGTCTACTTACTGGTAATGCACGTCAGTATATATACCTGCATCGAAAGCCGGACAGTCCTCCATGCTTCGGACCGATGCCTCTACTGCGTCCACGGCAGTCCCCCCTCTTCTAAGAACGTCGTACCCAGTACGCGCCGCAGAGCAGACACCGTCAACGCTAGCAGACGACAGTTTGTCCGGGATAGCCCAAGCCCCACCATGGATTACCACAACTGGTTCAAAGGTCGAAGAATCGGTCATTCTGTTAATGTTTTCTTGTTGCCTCAGGTGTATGAATCATTACCTGTAGTACAAATGTAAAAGTTACCTTTACCAATCGGAAATTGATGAAACTAGATCTAGTGTTAGAAAACGATGTTATAACGCTATTCTGTACTAACCTGTGCAGAAAGATATAGCATGAAATCCGTTCAGTTGTGTGTGGAATTGGGTCAGCAGGTTACCAGTAAGACCACATGGAGTTGAGTTTTTGTTTCTCCTAACATTACACACGTAAGCAATGCAGAATAAACAGGTAATGACAACACAGTTGTCAATCCCGAAACCATTGGCTTTGTTTTATTGGTTTAGACactgctatatatatatgtatgtatatatattgagtGTTCAACAATGCAAGTTACACCTAAAACATTGTGGAATAAAGAAAAAgtatatgatttttcaaatgGTTTTAATaagtttcaaatatttttagatTAGCGAATTTGCAAACTGGCGCTTCAACTCGCCGACCATCagttaatttacaataatacaCTGACATCAGAACGTTTTCGCTACAGATAACAATTGCtgttgaaatttgaaaatgattcAATTTTTCTAATGTAGTAGAAATTGTTATTTTGGtgtaaaatcaaaaaataaatccCTTTGCGACTCGAACACCACCTTAGTCCACGGTTTTggtttaatattgtttaacgttcttctcgagaatttttcactcccatcgagacgtcaccactgccgatgaagggctgcaaatctttggcctatgctcggcgcttacggcctttgagtaaGAAGGGATCCTGCTGcaacacgggacttcggtttttgcggtctcatccgatggaccgccccatttagtcgcctcaagggtactgaggacctatcctaacccggatccccacaggatccTTAGTCCATGGAATTAGCCAGATAAGTAATGTCAAcgaatatattttcaattttgtttttgcCATATtggtttaatttcatttttggcaAATTTAccaggtacatgtacttctgtAAACATTTATTCATCTGTGATACGTCTGGGACCTACTGATATTATAGTGTTGTAAATCATGACGATGTGTAAATTATTCTCCCTAAAGCTATTAATTTCAGGAGATATATAACCATATTTACAGAGATCATTACCTATAATGGACCAAAGTTAATTGAACTCGTTTTCgttgctgaaaaaaaaaaatttcgcGTTATTGCGTGCAACTCTCGTGAATAAACGCAAAACTTTTTCGTTTTATAGCGAAATTTTCGCAGTTAATTATATGTGTAACTTTCGCGTTAAAACGCAAACTTTTCGCGAATGAACGCGCGCGCGTAACTTATAACGcgaaaatttatattaaaagcGTATTTTGTTCACATAAACACGAAACGTTGGCTTAAACCCTAATTTATCGATTAAATGCGCTCAATATAAAAGTAGAATAACGATAAACTAGTCCAGTTGtgctttgtacatgtatatctgtcgATACAATTTGAATGCTTTATGTAAGCCGATCATCTTAATGACCTTTGATTCCATTGTACTTAATTTGTGTTATCAATTGTCACATATGAGAGGTCTCTCTCggttttaaaaactttattgtAACAtctagacaataaaatatgttccaaACCAAAagtatatgaaatgaaaaagttATAAAACATGCAGTAGACTACAAAGGTTGCTGTGAGAATTCTATGGGTTTTCCCAGATaggaaataacttttgaaaagtgaggATTTATCTGTTTTTGGAAGAAAATGCCTTAATGCTTTCTCGAGATATTCTTACGGATTTTTCAGGTGatcaaattaattttaaaaatgtaaattaagTATTGTTTACTCAACGTAAATTTAGAGATTTAGTTGTTGATAATCCAATAGTTCTTTAAAATTCTGTGAAATTTTAAGGCTTGATTTCAATGGATGAAATTTTATACCCCCTTATCAAAAGCTGTTGTTAATTAAGTAACACCGGTATTAACCAATTACATATATGAGTCTACTTAACATTCAAGAAAACATCAATAGCCTATCTGCCATTCTGAAATATGCGTGTGTCAAGCGTCTGTGTTTTAGCGTAATTGTGTATATCGTTCTTTACTTTTAATGTTACTACGTTCATCTTCATTCACTGTACTAATCACGGTTaccttttttatatatatatatatagaatatatttcGCGTTATACCTCGAAAATTACGCGTTTGTTCGCCAAAGTTTCGCGTTATTACGCGAAAAttagtttttatgcccccgagatcgaagatcgggggggggggggcatattatTTTTgccctgtctgtcattctgtctgaaacattaaccttgctaataacttttgaacagtaagtgatagagctttgatatttcacatgagtattccttgtgacaagacttttcagtgggtaccaacattttttaccctttgaccttggagtttgacctacgttttgaaaactttaaccttgctaataacttttgaacaataagtgatagagctttgatatttcacatgattattccttgtgacaagacttttccgtgggtaccaaaattttttaccccgtgactttgaccttggagtttgacctattttttgaaaactaaccttgctaataacttttgaacagtaagtgatagagcttgatatttcacatgagtattccttgttacaagacctttccgttggtattgaaccttttgaccttgacatttgacctactttttttttttttttttttttttacattggtcataacttctaaatggtaaatattagagctttcatattgtacatgagcatttcttttgacaagatctttctactggtactaagatatttgcccttgtgaccttggccatcttcggaattggccattatcgggggcatttgtttcacaaacacatcttgtttagcTCAGAAAATGAGCTCAATGGGCTTTCGTACAGATGCAAGattgttacataaatacattgcaatatttgtgaaaattttCCTCTAAGCCCTCTTAATTATTGGTAGATTGGCTATTATCTTCCTCCCCCGCCGGGGGTCCGGGAAAGGGGAAACAATCCAAAACATGTTATCATCAACCCCTTCCGTCACAGACACTGGGCAAGGTTTTGGTGCAAAATCCTTCACTCTAGAACAATGCTGACGTTGTTGTTCTAAGTATTCACAGGGGTATATCTATGgaacgccaaattaacataaactcaataattgaagatatcttcaattatttgaagatatcatcaattcatttgatgcacgcaacaagatctcttcaaataattaatgatatcttcaattctgaattattgcgcacattaattgaattgatgatagcataaattcttcagctgaattgatgtgcaCTTTAATTgcattaatgatctcttcaaatgaattaatagtatcaacaattgaattgatgcgccctacaattcaattgaagagagcaatagctgatataatgcgcgcattaaatcaattgatgagagcaataattgaattgatgcgcactttaattcatttgatgagagtaataattgatttaatgcacgcattaattcaattattgctagctcttcaattgaattaatgatatctttaattcatttgaagagagcaataattcttttacagagagcaactatataataaaagatatcttcaattcaacatatccgcaattgaattattgatctctttaattgaattgttgctctctttaaaagaattgatgcgttcattaattccttatacaaaagcattgtaaataattaaagatatcttcaattgaattaaagagatcatcaaattatttataccaagctctaaattaattattgcgaacaatatttctacgaaattgatgctctcatcaattgaattgaagagagcaataattgaattaatgcagcatcaaatctattattgctctcattaattccattgatgcgcgcatcaattcatttgatgagagcaataactgatttgaagcgtgcattaattcatttgatgagagcaataattgatttaatgcgcacattaattcaattaaagagagcaataattgaattgatgatatcttcaaaataattgaagatatgttcaattatttgagtttatgttaatttggtgctccatataTATCATCTTAGTAACTGTATCAGATCAAGAATCGTTCTTTGAGggatatcatatatatgtaattaaaatgaCTGTCCGGTCATTGTGCCCTTG is a window from the Ostrea edulis chromosome 5, xbOstEdul1.1, whole genome shotgun sequence genome containing:
- the LOC125650416 gene encoding isoaspartyl peptidase/L-asparaginase-like; the protein is MTDSSTFEPVVVIHGGAWAIPDKLSSASVDGVCSAARTGYDVLRRGGTAVDAVEASVRSMEDCPAFDAGTGSVLNTKGEVEMDSVIMDGRRLQCGSVACVQNIKNPVSLARAVMEKTDHTLLVGKGANEFAEEIGIQTVPTDSLVTDDAREEWLQFMKFKTTVNVLFRSRAEQTALPSTVCDTVGHDTVGAVALDKFGNTAAATSTGGITAKRPGRVGDSPIVGAGAYADNESGAVSTTGHGESITKVCLAREVTHLMETGLAAQVASETALQKMAARVQGSGGVVTVSKDGGIGKHFTTERMAWAWIKEGKLHYGLECGENFVINL